Genomic window (Lycium barbarum isolate Lr01 chromosome 2, ASM1917538v2, whole genome shotgun sequence):
GTTACTGAACAGTATATACTAGTGAATTTTGCATTGTATTTGTAGTCTTTTAAAAGTAACTTGAATTCCTCGACACTTTTGGAGACTTAAAACAAGCAAAATTGAGATTTGCATAGTCGTGCGAAAGGGTATATCTCATATTGAGGCACCACTAATGCTGGTTGCAAAAGTATGTGTTGATAGCTACTAAGTAGGATCTCTTGTTAAAGATCATGGTTCAGACAAGTCATATATTAATACTCTTTGTATATCTTAACTCTTAAGTTACTGGTGCACGTGGATAGTAGAGCTGAGGTTTAGCTGAGTGCCAGTTCTATTAGAGGATATAGCTAGGAAACAGTCCGCTGAATTGTTTTTCACCCTAAACATACTTAAAAGGCCTAAATTTCAAGCTACCAACTTCTTTAATTTGATCAAGAATTCATGCAAAGCTGGATTACTTGGTGAAGTTAAGCTTCAAATGCTAGGATTTATACAGTCAAGGTAACTAAGATTGTTACATAACATTCTACTCCATCTAACTTTTTATCCTATTTCCATGTTTCTATGTAGAAAGAATACGCAAGACAAGATAAACTAAGCTTTGATAAGAGATAAACTCACCTCAACAGTCCGTGAAGAACCAGTATGAAAATTTGGAACAACAGATGTCCAAAGAACGGGGTCTGTTAAGGGATCTATGCTGCTGTAGTTAGTGAGAAGTGGTGCTGACAGGAGTGGAGTAAGTGGGTGCAAGTTTCTGTTAATAGATGATCCCCCAGCACTGAGAAATGCAGCTCCAAGCCTCTCACTTCCACTATCAGGACTTGATTTCTCAATCATCTTCCCTCTGTTGATAGTGCTTTTGTTTTCATTCTCATCATTCTCaactttttccttctttttagcAACCTTCTCTTGTAAGCTCTTGTACGCTGTTGACTGTGACAAAATGCTCATAGCAGACATTGTTGAGCTTTTATGATTCTTTTTTTCTTGGTACACACCCAAACGGGGCATCTCATATGGTTCAGTCTGCTGAATTGATAATTCTGAAGCCCTAAGCTCGTTATCAATATCTTCAGGACAACCAACCTTTGTTTCCTCTGACATTTTCAAATGGGAATCTGTTTGACGAGCTTTATTACCTCCCCACCACTTGATGTAACTTGACAAGTCAATCTTTCTATCCATGCAGAAACCACCCATGTACTCATTCTCCACTGTGGCATTATCACCTTCGAGAAATTTAAGGATTTATAAGATCTGAGTTCAGCACCTGATTTGCTAACTAAATCGTAGGTCTAAAAGGAAATTATTAATACAAATTTCTTCTTGTATGACAAGAACTGTTCTCACCATAGTGCAGGCTGTTAAAGTAATCAGCTCCAGGCACACGACCGAATTGCAGATCCCATCGACTACATTGGATGCAGAGAAGAAAAGACAGAAGATATCATGAATAATGACATATCTAAGAAAACTTCATGAAGATCAAGAACCAGATAAAATAAGTAAATGTGAATGTGACAGGAGAATCGCATTAGCATTTCATCCGTCATCACATAAATTTTTCAATCCAAGAAGTCATATGTACATACTTGATCTGTGCTAGCATACCTGGATAGCGGACGATATTTAGAAATCCCTCTAGAGAAACCACCACTCTTTCTGCAAAAATGAGTTTACGAAGAATCAGCAGATACCCTATCAAACACATGCATATGCAAATAACATACCCACCTTCTTAATGACGCAAGATAATCCTCTCTTGACACATTTTGCATCTCTTCGAGGTCCCTTGTGTAATCTGTCACCTACATAAACGGTCAGCACATTCAGTACATGAAAGTAAAGCCATTGCAAAGCACCTGATAAAGTTGGGAAAGTAAAGGTTCCAATTAATCCTTTTACCATAACAAAGCTTTAATTAATCCAATAATATGCAAGTGAGGAATTCAGAAAACAAAGCAAGAGAATACTTGGAGAGCAAATCCTTGAGAGAAATAGGAGAGGGAATAGGGAAGGGCAAGATGCTTGAGTTACTTAATAAACTGAGAAACTATCAAACATCTTACTGGGAAATTAATGAGAGTTCCAGGACCCCAATATTTCAAAGCGGCAAGATCATATGCTCTTGCTGCAGCCtcctcatcatcatatgctcctACAAGAAGTTTTGTTCAAAAAATGTTTAACAGTTTAATGTCCTTTCATGTGCATTACTTAAGAAAAGGATGAATCAAAGTACTCACCTAAGTAAACTGCCCATGCAGATCAAGCAGCAATAAATGTCCGAGTGTCCATGCAATATAAACAGTTTCTAAACATCAGTTTTTTGCAAAGAAACTGGTGCATCGAGCTGAATTCTGATCAGCATGCAATAGAAAAAAAATTTATCCGCTAGAGAAACTAAGAGAAataccttgctttcctttctTGTTTTGGTTTTGATTCCAGGTACTTTTATCCCAAAGATGAGCTTCATAACGACCAGTCCATCTATGCCTGGTTCCATGAAATAAAAAACGTAGCTCAAAATTTTTCCAAGGAACAAGCGAAATTCTTGAGGCAAGCAATATTTCATTAAAAGAACAACCAAAACAGAAGGAGAGTTAACATGTATAATCTTATGTGACTCTAAGAAATAGAACATGAAACACACAGTCAAGAAAAGAGACAAAACCTTTAGGCCTAGAATCTTCTATTGCATACAATGAATACACAACTATTTTgttaaaaatcataaagaggCAATTCTTCATTCCTCTTACATACCAGACCAAGAATGTAAACGTGAATATAGAATGCAAGAGGTTATTCTGCTTTAGCAACTGAAACAAATAGAAACACTTTGCTCATCCAAGAAGTGCAGTCATTCTAAATTCCAAGAGCCTTTTTGTCTAATCTTACCTACGGACTCAAACAGAGCAGGAAACTTTTCCCATCCCAAAATTTTTTCAACTTTTTTCTCAAATCCAAATAAAAATGTATATGAACACCTCTACTGATTTTTAAGTTTTCCCTTTCTTTAGTTCTCATAAAAAGTGTACATGGAATATCAAACAAATTCAAATATCAAGGAACGAGTTTATCATCTCTACGCAGGGTGTATTGGTAGACATTTCTTGTGCACATGTTTGTGTCATGCATGGCACGGCTCCTGATACACTTCATTGTTGCAATATCCTTATATACTGTTAGAATCCTTGTGAATATTCAAGAATATATGTACTATAGTAGGTAGCTTAATTTACTCCTATTGTAATTAGGTGTTGATTTCCTTTCCCTTTTAGGACATGTAAACGTAGTTATTTAAACCCCAACAGCTTGAGGTAATCAAGCCAAGTTCTCTCATATTTTGTCTTCCGCttcacatggtatcagagcatcaATCTTCTCCCATTCTCTCCAATCTTTTTCATTAATACCATTAGCCCGTTTAATCAAGTGATCCAGAACACCTTGTCCCTAACACAATAGTTGAATTGAAAATGACCAAAATAGGTAATTTGCACTACCTATCAAGGGTTCAGTAGTTATAGAATTGTTTGAATTGCTGGAAACCGTGGTCTTAGCACCAAAAATATCTGATCCGAGAAACATGATGATAGGTCATACCAAAACTCAATCAAATACCAAGTATATGGTAATGTTAGATGTTATCGGACTGAAATCTGTCGGAGTCGGAAAAAAAACTCAAGTAGCCACCAGAAAATTGAAAAGAACTGGAAGCAACCACCGGAAAATTGAATCTGCTCACCAGAAAGTGGACGGAATCAGGAGATACCTATATGGATAGCCTCGGAATGACCAAGCACACTACGGGAGAAAAATGATCGTCTGAAAGTGTCCGGGAGAGCTTGCACACGCCGGTGCATCTGCAGATCTTGCCGGAATCTGGGCTGCTCCAATCGGCGCATGACGGTGCGATGGTAGAAGACAGCAAAGCAGGCTGGGGTTTGCTCGCGTTGGTATTCTGATTCTCATGATGAGAAACAAAATTCTCTTCGGACAGCCCTGGAAAGTGTTGCTAGAAAATTTTCCGAGTTTGAAATTCTTTCTTCCTATATGCTGCTGGCATGGTATTAAAGAGTTTGGCATAGTTCGAAGTGAAACATATCATTCTGTATTTTTATCATCACCATGCAGAGATTTGTGCATGTACTTGGTGGTTTACATTGATGACATAGTCATCACAGATAACGATGACGAGGGAATTACAAAGTTGAAACATCACCTTTTTCAGCACTTTCAGACTTAGAATCTTGGTCGATTAAGCTACTTCTTGGGCATTGAGGTTGCGCTTTCCAAATCAGGAATTTCCATTTCACATAGGAAGTATGCACTTGATATTCTTGCGGAGACATGGATGACAGATTGTAAGCGTATTGATACTCTAATAGTCTAATGGATCAAATGTTATGCTCCTACCAGGTCAGGGGAGGGGGGCCCCCCTCAGTGATCCTGGAAGATATAGGAGGCCGGTAGAAAAACTGAATTATCTCACTGATACTCGCTTTGAAATTGCCTTCCTGGTTAGTTAAGTCAGTTTTCTTGGATTCTCCTTTGACAATCATCGAAATGCAGTTATTTGCATTCTTTGATACATAAAATCTGCTCCAAGTAAAGGACTACTTTACGAGACCGAAGGCATGAGAAAACTGTTGGATTATGCAGACTAAGCAGGGTCACCATATGACAGACGATCTACTTCTGGATACCTGTGTTCTACTTGGGGAAATTCGGTGTCttgaaaaagtaaaaaataaaatctGGTTGCTAGATCGAGGGCAAAGGCAGAAAATAGGGCAATGGAAGTGGCAACATGTGAACTCATATGAATCAAGTAACTAACGAAGGAGTTAAAATTCAGAGAGATTGAAGAAACGGGACTTGCACGAGGGaaaagggacttgcacatggtattcatcgacctagagaaAGCTTACgataaagtgccaagagaggttctgtggagatgcttggaggctaaaggtgtacccgTGGCGTATATTAcagcgatcaaggacatgtatcatggagccaagaccagggtaaggactataGAAGGAGACTCGGAGCACATCCCTGTTCTGATGggtttgcatcagggatcagctcttaacccatttttatttgccttggtgatggatggattgacacgacaaattcaaggtgaggtgtcatggtgtatgttgttcgcaactgacatagtcttgattgacgagactcgtagcggagttaactctaagctagaggattggagacagacgttagagtctaaaggattcaagttgagcaggaccaagacagagtacttggagtgtaagttcagcgGCGTAACTcaggaggctgacgtggaagtgaagcttagtacccaggtcattcaaaagaaaggaagtttcaagtatcttaggTCTAttttacaaggaaatggggatattgacgatgatgtcatacatcgtattggtgcaggatggttgaaatggaggctcgctgagtgttgtgtgacaagaaagtgccaccaaaatttaagggcaagttctacaaagtggtggttagatcgACTCTGTTgaacggggcagagtgttggccggtcaagaactctcacgtgcggaagatgaaagtcgcggaaatgaaaatgctgcggtggatgtgtgggcacactaggagagataggatcagGAATGAGGACATCCTGGACAAGGtaggagtggcatcggtggaggacaagatgcgggaagcgaggctgagatggtttgggcatgtgaagaggagagacatagataccccagtgcggaggtgtgagaagttggctatggacggttttaggagaggtagaggaaggccaaagaaatattggggagaggtgattaggcaggacatggcgcagtttcagattaccgaggacatgaccttatataggaggttgtggagggctcagattaggatagaaggctagtagatagtctcgctTTTCTGTCGCACTAGTAGGCGTAGTTTTGCTTTACTTATTATGGCCCTTTGATTCCtgcttttatgtgttgggtcttgtctttccatgctgttttatcatgacttctttgctcttgttatttctcattttcgcattgctttgatttgtttgtcGGTACCTGACTTTCTTCccttgttttcttttgttttcttttgagccgagggtctttcggaaacagcctccctaccttccaaggtgggggtaaggtctgcgtacacttaaccctccccagaccccacactgtgggactcaactgggtatgttgtcgttgttgttgaaGAAACGGAACTTGTGTGCGATAATGAGGCTGCACTTCACATTGCACCGAATCCAGAGTTTCACGAGAGGACCAGACACATAGAGATTGATCGTCTTTCTGTCAAGAGAGAAGATACTCTCAGGAGACATTGTCACAAGGTTCGTGCAGTCAAATGATCGGCTTGCCGACATACTCACCAAGTCCCTAGCCGATCCAAGAACAAGTTATATACATAGCAAGCTTGGTGCATGTAATATATATGCACCAACTTGAAGGGGAGTGTTAGAATCCTTATGAATATTCTAGAATGTATTTATAGCAGGTAAATTAATTCACTCTTATTGTAAATTTGTAATAGGTATTGATGTCCTTTCCCTATTAGGACATGTAAACATAGTCATTTAAAACCTCAATCGCTCGAGGGAATAATCAAGCCTAGTTCTCCCAtattttctcttctgcttcacatTTACAAATTTTTCAAAGTGCTCATCATCAAGTGTATGTTATGAAAGCTAACATGGTGTTGTTTATTCACTAATATGCAAAATCCGACATCGTAACTTTCCAATTCGTTTACTAATGCTTATGTTCTCCCATAGGGCAATGAACTGCTGAGAAGGAGCTTCTATGTTAGATATCATAGATAGACACCTCCATAAAAGAACCTAATGTAGGTTTGGCAACTCAGGAAGCAAAATGTAGAGAAACTAGATTCTTATGCAAACATGCAAGAAAATAAAACATATTTGTACGACGAGACTAATACTTCACGTCAATCTGCAATTTGCCTTTTTCTCCATGCCATACCTAGTGACACCGCGATAAATGGAGCTGCGCTTCCCTGCAGTACATGGGGGCATTTTGCTTATGCGCTCCTTGGCTGTACAACCCCTCTCTTTTTTTGCTTTCTTCAGTCCTCTATATAATAATAGCTGATCAGTCCCTATATGCGCCATAGCTTCTGATGTTTCTCCGCCACCAGCATCATTGCCACTGCTACCCTCAGTCTTGGCAGTAGGCTCAGAGGAAGGGGAAGCCATACGCAACGCTGTCCCTGCAAGAGAACACAACCTAAAGCACTGACCAAAACAACAGATGATAATTCAAAAATCTAGAGACATATACAGGAAGTTCCACTCTTTTGTCAATATCCAACAAAAAATAAACGAGCACCACTTTTGTTTCGATCAATTACATGGTGATACAAGACAAAAATGGGCATCCCTTTTGACTTGACTTCAGCTTTTGATCAGTGCTCCTTTTTCTTAGAACTACTTACAACCACTTTCAAAATCCTGAAACTTAACTAACTTTTACTTCATTTGTTAGGTTACTTTTTGGAGGAAAACCAATTTCTCTTATGTTCAGTTCAATTCTTGAAATAACATTGGAAAAGGGTAGAATATTTTGTTTGCTTCTGCTGTCGTCACCACTCATAGTGAAGGGAAAATGCATCCGTTCATTTTGCCTTCATATTCACTAAGATACATGGAGATCTTATAAACAACGACAAAGAAAAAAGGAAGGCAATATTACATTTAAGGGCTCAACTTACTACTGGTCCATCTTTAAGGAAGTTGAAGTTTCAAAGAGAAAAAATGCAAAGCTTAGAAATTCTTTGAAAGAACCAGa
Coding sequences:
- the LOC132626878 gene encoding AP2-like ethylene-responsive transcription factor At2g41710 isoform X2; amino-acid sequence: MASPSSEPTAKTEGSSGNDAGGGETSEAMAHIGTDQLLLYRGLKKAKKERGCTAKERISKMPPCTAGKRSSIYRGVTRHRWTGRYEAHLWDKSTWNQNQNKKGKQGAYDDEEAAARAYDLAALKYWGPGTLINFPVTDYTRDLEEMQNVSREDYLASLRRKSGGFSRGISKYRPLSSRWDLQFGRVPGADYFNSLHYGDNATVENEYMGGFCMDRKIDLSSYIKWWGGNKARQTDSHLKMSEETKVGCPEDIDNELRASELSIQQTEPYEMPRLGVYQEKKNHKSSTMSAMSILSQSTAYKSLQEKVAKKKEKVENDENENKSTINRGKMIEKSSPDSGSERLGAAFLSAGGSSINRNLHPLTPLLSAPLLTNYSSIDPLTDPVLWTSVVPNFHTGSSRTVEVHKSEASSDYTLFHQED
- the LOC132626878 gene encoding AP2-like ethylene-responsive transcription factor At2g41710 isoform X1 → MASPSSEPTAKTEGSSGNDAGGGETSEAMAHIGTDQLLLYRGLKKAKKERGCTAKERISKMPPCTAGKRSSIYRGVTRHRWTGRYEAHLWDKSTWNQNQNKKGKQVYLGAYDDEEAAARAYDLAALKYWGPGTLINFPVTDYTRDLEEMQNVSREDYLASLRRKSGGFSRGISKYRPLSSRWDLQFGRVPGADYFNSLHYGDNATVENEYMGGFCMDRKIDLSSYIKWWGGNKARQTDSHLKMSEETKVGCPEDIDNELRASELSIQQTEPYEMPRLGVYQEKKNHKSSTMSAMSILSQSTAYKSLQEKVAKKKEKVENDENENKSTINRGKMIEKSSPDSGSERLGAAFLSAGGSSINRNLHPLTPLLSAPLLTNYSSIDPLTDPVLWTSVVPNFHTGSSRTVEVHKSEASSDYTLFHQED